TATCAACGATTCGTTTGATATTACCCGCGTGCTGCGGGATAATAACATTGATTACACGAATAATCGCCTGCTGACCGTGCAGTACGAGGCGCCAAGCTCGCTGGGTGCGTGGTTGAACCTCCTCGGCGGCCTGATCCCCTTCGTGTTGATCGCTGCGATCGTCATTATCCTCCTGCGCCAGGCTCAGGGCACAAACAACCAGGCGCTCTCGTTCGGTAAGAGCCGGGCGCGCATGTTCCTGGGCAATAAGCCTACGGTGACCTTTGCCGACGTGGCCGGCGTAGATGAGGCGAAGCAGGAGCTGCAGGAGATCGTCGAGTTCCTGAAGTATCCCGATAAGTTTGCCGCCCTCGGGGCTCGCATCCCCAAGGGGCTGCTGCTGGTGGGACCGCCTGGCACAGGAAAGACGTTGATCGCTCGCGCTGTCGCCGGAGAGGCCGGCGTGCCATTCTTTAGCATTAGCGGCTCAGAGTTCGTGGAGATGTTCGTCGGCGTGGGGGCGAGTCGCGTGCGCGATCTCTTCGAGCAGGCAAAGCGTAACAGCCCCTGCATTGTCTTTGTCGATGAGATCGACGCGGTGGGTCGCCAGCGCGGCGCTGGTCTGGGCGGCTCGCATGATGAGCGCGAGCAGACGCTGAACCAGATTCTGGTGGAGATGGATGGCTTCGATTCGAGCACCAATGTGATTGTGATCGCGGCCACGAACCGACCCGATGTGCTCGATCCAGCCTTGCTTCGCCCAGGCCGCTTTGATCGCCAGGTGGTGCTCGATCGCCCCGATATCCGCGGTCGCATGGCTATCTTGCAGGTGCATGCCCGCGGCAAGCCGCTAGAGAAGGATGTTTCTCTGGAGACTATCGCTCGCCAGACTCCGGGCTTCTCCGGTGCCGATCTGGCTAATCTGCTCAATGAGGCCGCGATTCTGGCCGCCCGGCGCAACCGGCGAACCATTAGTATGAAGGAGCTGGAGGAGGCCATCGATCGGGTGGTGGCCGGGCCAGCGCGCAAGAGCCGCATTATCAGCGAACGCGAGAAGGCCATTACGGCGTACCATGAGGTTGGGCACGCTCTGGTGGCGCGTATGCTACCCAATACTGACCCGGTGCATAAGGTCTCTATTGTGGCTCGTGGCCAGGCCGGCGGCTTCACGATGCTGCTGCCAACCGAGGATCGCTATCTGTGGAGCAAGTCACAGTTTGAGGATATGCTGGCCTACGCCCTCGGCGGCCATGTTGCCGAGCTGATTATCTTCGGCGAGGTGACAACCGGCGCTTCGAACGATATCGAGCGCGTGACCAAGATCGCCCGCTCGATGGTCACCGAGTACGGGATGAGCAGTTTGATCGGTCCCGTGGCCCTCGGTCATAAGGAGGAGCTGGTCTTCCTGGGCCGCGATTTCAATGAGCAACGCAACTACAGCGAAGAGACGGCGCGCGAGATCGATATGGAGGTGCGCCGCATCGTCCAGGGGGCTTTCAATAAGGCCTATCAGGTGCTGTCTCAGAATAAGAAGCGCCTGATCATGATCAGCGAACGCCTGATTAAGGAGGAGACTTTGGAGGGGCCAACCTTCGAAGCGCTCTTCAATCAACCAATCCAAGAGGACGAGTACGAATCACCCTCAATTTTCGCTGGAATGCCAGACGTCCACGATACCCGCTTGAACGGCAAGCGGGATGACGTGAACCGCCTGCCTGATACGCTCTTTCCTTCGCTGCCCTCGGGCTTCCAGTCCTCTTCTCACGGCGAGGGGAGCCGCGAGCCGTAATCAGCCATGCAGCCTGGGCCGCGCCGTCTCTCGCCGGCGGGGCTGGGGCTGGTGGCTGGATACTTCGGGCAAGCGGTGGGTGGGTCAGGCTGCTTGCCTTCGCACCCGCCCCCCACTGCGGCCTGAGCTGGGCCGAGCGCTTGCCAGGTGATCCAGTCGTACGACCTGAGTCTGGTCGATGGCCATGCTCTACCCACGCATGGGTGGCACCTGTCTCCCTCAGTCGCAGTGCCCACTGAGCAGGTCGCTGTAGGAGTAGGGCACTACCGGTAGGCGATCTAGCTCGAGCAGCGAGATGAGTGCCGAATGCTCAGCGCTGGCTTCCCCAGGGCTAATCTCCTCGTCGATGACGGTCTCCAGCTCGACAAAGGAGCCGAGATCTTTGACTTCATCCAGATGGATACGGGTGTGCCCATAGCGATAGAAGCGACGCCTCTTTTCAACGACAACGAGGACCCCCAAAGCCGCCGAAAGCAAGGCCCGCAGGACGGCTGGCTCGCTCACAGGATAGACCAAATACTCGCAGGTACAGGCTCCCGCCCGTTCCTGTCGACGCGAGGAGATGAGGAGCGCTCCCTCTCTACTACGCTCGTGGCTTCCCTCGGCTACCTCCTGGCCCTGATCTGGTCTGCTTGTGGTTTGCTCCATCTGCTCCATCGCAGCCTCAACCACGTCGGTCGAGGTCGCTGCGTCGTCTTCGCGCCACCACTCGCGCAGCTTGAGGCGAGTGTGGGTTGCCAGGAAGTACGTATCGCGCTGCTGCACGGTGCGCACATAGGCTGCTCCCGCACTGCAGGCCAGTGCTTCTACCTGCTGGAGCGTTGTGGCACCAAGGCAGCGGACTTTTAATTCCAGGTTTTGCACGGTCAGGCTATCCTTCCAGCTAGAGTCTCCTATGTTGTTCATTATACCGCCACGAGCGCTTCACTGATAAGAGTGAGCTACCCACTGACAGCGGATTCTGGACCAAGGCTTTACAAGGACTGCCCCCCGCACTATACTATTCAGCAAAGGTCGCACGATCCGCATCGCGTGCCTCGCTGGGCGGCCTACCGACATCAGCCAGATGGGGACTACTTGCAGGGCTGTTCTCTCTGGCCCCAGACCAGCTTGTCGGCATGCTGGCCCCCGCAGTGATCTGGACCTGATCGGCGCGGCCCCTATCCAGAGCCGGTGTTTGGCGATCGCCGGTTTTCTTTTTTTGCTCAAGACCCTCTTTTACCACCGTTAGCCAGATCGGAATGGCTTCCCGGCTGAGGGAGCACGGAGCGCTGTTTAGAGGGCAGATCAGCAGGGAAGAGGATCTTCGCAATCTCCCTCAGCCCCATCACACCTACAATGGAAAAAGCACGGCGGCTCACTCTGACAATACACAAGCTGCAGAGCTGCCTGCGCTAGCTGTATCAGGAGGGACAACCATTGACTGAGCAATTCCGTGAGGTAGACCTTTGTGTCACCGCTCCGCGCGGCTTTCGCGCCGGAGCTGTCGCCTGCGGTATTAAATCCGATGCGGCGATCAAAGATCTGGCGATCCTGGCCTCGGATGTCCCTTGTGTCGCCGTCGGGACCTTTACGACAAGCCGCACCCCTGCCGCCCCCGTGCTGCTCTGCCGGGAGTATCTGCGCGACGGCAAAGCTCAGGCGGTGGTGGTCAACAGCGGTAACGCAAACTGCGCCACCGGCGAGCAGGGCCTGCGCAATGCCTATCGCATGTCCGAGGTGGCAGCCTCTCGCCTGGGCATCCCAAAGGAGTTGGTGCTCTGCTCGTCAACCGGCATCATTGGCCGGCAATTGCCTATGGAGAAGATTGAGCACGGCATCACCTCCATCGAGCTGAGCAGCAACAGCGGCAACGATTTTGCTGAGGCAATTCTGACGACGGATACGCGCCCTAAGCGCATCGCTCTGGAATTCGAGATCGATGGTCGCACGGTACGCCTGGGCGGAGCAACCAAGGGCGCCGGGATGATCTATCCGAATATGGCCACCATGCTCTGCTATTTGACGACCGATGCCGCTGTCGAGCACGCCTGGCTTCAAGAGGAGCTGCGGGCCGCTGTGGCGGACTCGTTCAATATGATCTCTGTCGATGGCGATATGTCGACGAATGATACCTGCCTGCTCTTCGCTAATGGCCTGGCAGGGAACGCACCACTCAACAAGGCTCATCCCGAGGCCGGACGTTTCCGCGAGGCGCTGCGTCGCGTGACCACTTATCTGGCCCGTGAGATCGCTCGCGATGGGGAGGGTGCGACCAAGCTGATGACGGTCCACGTGCGCGGCGCACGCGATCGAGCCGATGCCATCAAGGCGGCACGCGGTATTACGCTTTCGCCCCTCTGGCAGTGTGCTCTGGCCGGTGGTGACCCTAACTGGGGCCGGATCGTCGCCGCTCTCGGCGCGAGTGGCTGTACGCTTGACCCCGACCGCTTCGATATTTTTATCGGTCCTGTTCAGGTGGTGCAGCAGGGTGGGGCCGCCTCTTATGATGAAGCGGCGGCACGCGCTGTTATGGCCGCCAGCGAAGTGACCATTACGATCGATCTACACCTGGGAGAGGCTGAGGCCACAGCCTGGGGGTGTGACCTGACCCACGGCTATATTGATGAGAATACACTCTACACACGCTAGCCAGCCAGTGTGTCCGCCTGCTCGCCAAGAGCGGCAGATTCGCAGCACAATAAGGAGCTTGACCGATGACGACACATCTGCTGAAACGTGACTGGATCGCCCTTGAGCAGAAATACTATCAGGCTACTTTCAAACGCCAGCCGGTGACGTTCATCCGTGGCCAGGGTATCCGCGTCTGGGATATGGAGGGGCGCGAGTATCTGGACTTCGTGGCCGGGATCGCTGTGAATGTCTTGGGTCACTGCCACCCAGCAGTGGTGCAGGCCGTCCAGGAGCAGGCGGCGCAACTGATCCATGTCTCTAATCTGTATTACAACACGCGCCAGATCGAGCTGGCTGAACAGCTGGCTCTGCTCAGCGGCGGGATGCGCTCGTTCTTTAGCAACAGCGGCGCGGAGGCCAATGAGGGCGCCATCAAGCTGGCCCGCAAGTTTGGTCGCCTGCACCGCAACGGTGCTTACGAAATCATCAGCATGGAGCGCAGCTTCCACGGGCGCACGCTGGCTACAACGGCGGCCACTGGCCAGGCCCACTATCAGGAGACCTGGAAGCCCTTGCCCGACGGCTTTAAGCAGGTTCCGTTCAACGATCTCGAGGCCCTCAAGGCCGCAACCAGCGAGAAGACCGTTGGGGTCTTGCTGGAGTCGGTCCAGGGCGAGGGCGGAATCTGGCCAGCAACCAGGGAGTTTCTGCAGGGCGTGCGCCGCTGGTGCGACGAGCAGAATCTGGTGATGATCTGCGATGAGGTCCAGGCGGGCATGGGACGAACGGGCAGGTTCTTCGGGTTCGAGCACTATGGTGTCATGCCCGATATCATCACGCTGGCTAAGGGCCTGGCCGGCGGCGTGCCCATTGGGGCCATGCTGACCGGGCGCCGGACCGACCTGTTCGTGCCCGGCGACCACGGCTCTACGTTTGGCGGAAATCCTCTGGCCTGTGCCGCTGCCTTAGCCACGCTGAAGACCATTCAGGAGGAGCGTCTGGTCGAGAATGCTGCACGCATGGGCGAGTATTGGCATGAGAAACTGCAGGCGCTCTGCCAGAAGTACGATTTCATTGCCAATCCGCGCGGCATCGGTCTGATGCGTGCTGTGGAGGTTAAGCACGACCTGGCGCCGGCAATTGTCGATCAGGCCCTCAAGCATGGCCTGCTGTTGAATAACCTGGGGAATGCCACCCTGCGCATGGTGCCTCCGCTCATCTTAACGCAGGCCGATATCGATGAGGCCGCCCAACGCCTTGATCGCGCTCTGGAGGACGTGGCCCATCAGCATGGGCACGGGGGAGCCGCTCAGTCCTGATCATCCGTGAGCAGAACCAGATGCTCACAGCCAGCCAGCAGCCTCCGGCAGGCACCGCGCTTCAAGCCGGCCAGGCTGTTGGCTGTTCGTTTCTCTATTACTCATCTCTCTCACCAGGCAGCTCCCGAGCTCGAGCTCCCGCCCGCTCCTGCTGCCAGCTTCCGGCCCGGCACGCTCACCGCGCCGGCACCGTGGCCAGATAGCCGACGACCTCGTAGCCGCGGCCCGGTCGCTCAGCGGTCGGCAGATCGCTCAACCATTCCCAGCGCCGTTCAGCCAGCACGGTAAAGGTCTGGCGCACCAGGTCAAAAAAGGCGTAGGGTACCAGTGGCAACGCTTGCCGAGGGGCTTCACCCTTGCTCAGCTCGCCCTCCTTAAAGAGGAAGCCCCGTACGTCGCTGAGCAGAACCACCAGCCCATCTGGCTCCACCAGGTCGTGCAAGAGATGGAGATGGGCCGCAATGATACGCAGACGGAAGCGCTGGGCGGCCTCCTGATAGCGACGATGGCGCTCCTGGGTGCCCAGATGACGCGCAGCCCGCTGCTGCACAGCATCGAGAAGATCGAGCAGCGGGTAGCTGAAGAGCTGGGAGAGCACCAGCGAACTGATAGCCAGGCCGAAGGTGGCGCGCGGGAGACCCTCAACCTCCGGTGGGTCGGGGATCGGGCAGGCATCCAGGACGGCAGCCAGGCGGTCCCAGAGCGTTGAGGCCTCACTCTGCTCCAAGGAGGGCCAGGGGAGCAGGCGCAGGCGCTCTCGCAGCAGGAGACTGACCCCACCGGTCAGGTCAGCGGTCAGCAATTGTACACGGGACCGCAGGGAAGCAGCGGGCAGCTCCGCCCGTGCCTGCACCAGAGCCGCCCGATCCAGGTCAACCAGCACTACTTCATCCGCTGCGCGCGCGAGCTTCTCCAGCGGGATCTCGGTACAGGCACCCGCTCCCAGCACGGCAATGCCCGGCGAGAGAGCCGGCGGGCGCCGCGCCAGCGCCTCCAGCATCAGGGCAGCACACTGCTCTAGATGCTGCGGTGTATGCTCTTGCAGCCAGCGACGGCGCTCCGGCCCCTGCGTTTGGGCATTATTGTAAGGTAGCGAATCGATACGCACAGCAGATCAACAACCGAGAAAACCTCACGTCACACCCACAGCTCCGACAATATGGGCCACGAGTCTACTGTCCACTATAGCGCGGCAGGCGCTTCTCACGAAAGGCTGCCACACCCTCACGATGATCAGCAGTCACAATCGCGATCTCCTGCAGCTCGCCCTCCAGACGCAGCACTGTCTCCAGGTCGCTATTGACCGCCGTATTGAGCAGCTGCTTGATTAGCCCATAGGCCCGCGTTGGCCCCTGCGCCAGCCGGAGAGCCAGGGCCCGCGTGGCCTCCTCAAACTTGTCATCGGGAACACAGCGATTGACC
The sequence above is a segment of the Thermogemmatispora onikobensis genome. Coding sequences within it:
- the ftsH gene encoding ATP-dependent zinc metalloprotease FtsH; protein product: MPSTGKWLRNSLLWLLLAIAIVLILVVFFRPQSGAKTVTVSTLLSDLKADLRNGVQDTLNVGTTTLTLTRGASSSAQREVANINDSFDITRVLRDNNIDYTNNRLLTVQYEAPSSLGAWLNLLGGLIPFVLIAAIVIILLRQAQGTNNQALSFGKSRARMFLGNKPTVTFADVAGVDEAKQELQEIVEFLKYPDKFAALGARIPKGLLLVGPPGTGKTLIARAVAGEAGVPFFSISGSEFVEMFVGVGASRVRDLFEQAKRNSPCIVFVDEIDAVGRQRGAGLGGSHDEREQTLNQILVEMDGFDSSTNVIVIAATNRPDVLDPALLRPGRFDRQVVLDRPDIRGRMAILQVHARGKPLEKDVSLETIARQTPGFSGADLANLLNEAAILAARRNRRTISMKELEEAIDRVVAGPARKSRIISEREKAITAYHEVGHALVARMLPNTDPVHKVSIVARGQAGGFTMLLPTEDRYLWSKSQFEDMLAYALGGHVAELIIFGEVTTGASNDIERVTKIARSMVTEYGMSSLIGPVALGHKEELVFLGRDFNEQRNYSEETAREIDMEVRRIVQGAFNKAYQVLSQNKKRLIMISERLIKEETLEGPTFEALFNQPIQEDEYESPSIFAGMPDVHDTRLNGKRDDVNRLPDTLFPSLPSGFQSSSHGEGSREP
- a CDS encoding class IV adenylate cyclase is translated as MQNLELKVRCLGATTLQQVEALACSAGAAYVRTVQQRDTYFLATHTRLKLREWWREDDAATSTDVVEAAMEQMEQTTSRPDQGQEVAEGSHERSREGALLISSRRQERAGACTCEYLVYPVSEPAVLRALLSAALGVLVVVEKRRRFYRYGHTRIHLDEVKDLGSFVELETVIDEEISPGEASAEHSALISLLELDRLPVVPYSYSDLLSGHCD
- the argJ gene encoding bifunctional glutamate N-acetyltransferase/amino-acid acetyltransferase ArgJ → MTEQFREVDLCVTAPRGFRAGAVACGIKSDAAIKDLAILASDVPCVAVGTFTTSRTPAAPVLLCREYLRDGKAQAVVVNSGNANCATGEQGLRNAYRMSEVAASRLGIPKELVLCSSTGIIGRQLPMEKIEHGITSIELSSNSGNDFAEAILTTDTRPKRIALEFEIDGRTVRLGGATKGAGMIYPNMATMLCYLTTDAAVEHAWLQEELRAAVADSFNMISVDGDMSTNDTCLLFANGLAGNAPLNKAHPEAGRFREALRRVTTYLAREIARDGEGATKLMTVHVRGARDRADAIKAARGITLSPLWQCALAGGDPNWGRIVAALGASGCTLDPDRFDIFIGPVQVVQQGGAASYDEAAARAVMAASEVTITIDLHLGEAEATAWGCDLTHGYIDENTLYTR
- a CDS encoding acetylornithine transaminase, which gives rise to MTTHLLKRDWIALEQKYYQATFKRQPVTFIRGQGIRVWDMEGREYLDFVAGIAVNVLGHCHPAVVQAVQEQAAQLIHVSNLYYNTRQIELAEQLALLSGGMRSFFSNSGAEANEGAIKLARKFGRLHRNGAYEIISMERSFHGRTLATTAATGQAHYQETWKPLPDGFKQVPFNDLEALKAATSEKTVGVLLESVQGEGGIWPATREFLQGVRRWCDEQNLVMICDEVQAGMGRTGRFFGFEHYGVMPDIITLAKGLAGGVPIGAMLTGRRTDLFVPGDHGSTFGGNPLACAAALATLKTIQEERLVENAARMGEYWHEKLQALCQKYDFIANPRGIGLMRAVEVKHDLAPAIVDQALKHGLLLNNLGNATLRMVPPLILTQADIDEAAQRLDRALEDVAHQHGHGGAAQS